The Actinomycetota bacterium genome has a window encoding:
- a CDS encoding carboxypeptidase regulatory-like domain-containing protein: MGWNNLPLDAWGDNTFYKVELDVNGTFKPLDGGERVAQLNPWNLHSVQYLPGTFDTTPPFAINSTSAYIGGTVWSDANADQSRQWAERPLEGCTVVLTNRYGSRVATATTNRYGYFYFQGLQPGTYKVWVMSKRYFKQVAPYYKLLTWPPCGCEKGHYTISAVKGKYYENNDFGLLDMKDSVWATLYYGLWWIGLLQYQFR, encoded by the coding sequence GTGGGGTGGAACAACCTTCCGCTGGACGCATGGGGGGACAACACCTTCTACAAGGTGGAGCTGGATGTCAACGGGACCTTCAAGCCCCTGGACGGCGGGGAGAGGGTCGCACAGCTCAATCCCTGGAACCTTCATAGTGTGCAGTACCTGCCAGGGACCTTCGACACCACGCCGCCCTTCGCCATCAATTCCACCTCCGCCTACATCGGGGGGACGGTGTGGAGCGACGCCAACGCGGACCAGTCCAGGCAGTGGGCGGAGCGGCCCCTGGAGGGCTGCACGGTGGTGCTCACCAACCGCTACGGGTCCAGGGTGGCCACCGCGACCACCAACCGCTACGGCTACTTCTACTTCCAGGGCCTGCAGCCCGGCACCTACAAGGTGTGGGTGATGAGCAAACGCTACTTCAAGCAGGTGGCCCCCTACTACAAGCTCCTCACCTGGCCTCCTTGCGGGTGCGAGAAGGGTCACTACACCATCAGCGCCGTGAAAGGCAAATACTACGAGAACAACGACTTCGGGCTCCTGGACATGAAGGACTCCGTATGGGCCACGCTTTACTACGGCCTGTGGTGGATCGGCCTTTTGCAGTACCAGTTCCGGTAG
- a CDS encoding DUF3160 domain-containing protein: MSGADPMEVRVRPAYRAAVFLVLAALLPAWLTFPAGCGGGEARIELSTHVMEDRFALYYPVPAATAARVAPYAVSADLSGVAGAAAAPPDREARQALAAHAFVAVPGEYDRIDRAYREMGGAKFVTLDAALFAFHCLGTRIHHNLESDVLVGDLRKLVNGMLEVVLGWYREAKGAVREAALAALAYLGVAADLLDCEADMPPEAACLVEEELALVRGGGEKAVSPLFGTAVDYGRLSPQGRYRTGSEMEGYSRAVAWLGEMGFIMEEGTNPEEVRRGRDMARRAAVLMGALHVAEVDGEPALALWDRIYQVNAFLAGVTADFNPYVLAPIMGGVFGRSFTLRDLENDSAVDELLSRVAGDKRKEVEGGRGEAGGAAPPCFRLLGRCERLEDTVFPALVADEVPGRQLPRGLDIPAALGSDRAAQLLEEVYGEGTEAYREGLAEMRAELAAPMTAPSRVDLYGGWQEVLRGVLGPRGGGYPRFMQETAWLDRNLCSFLAFRVELRRDDAQEPGEVAGSAGTENVARAGMGQGEKGYVEPLPDAYGKLAALADVLRRGLRERGLSEPESEERLEALHGLLLTLKSVSEKELRNEIPTAEEYAAIAAVGDTLSFIASLPLHGPEEVPSDRDACACGLSDLYRDPVYGEVLQAATGRPLIYYVVAPVEGRLTLTVGAGFSYYEFVKPVGQSHTLETWEEAVRSGSMPEPPAWTASFLP; encoded by the coding sequence ATGTCCGGGGCTGACCCCATGGAGGTGAGAGTGCGCCCGGCGTATCGAGCGGCTGTCTTCCTGGTCCTGGCGGCTTTGTTGCCGGCATGGCTGACCTTCCCGGCTGGATGCGGGGGAGGGGAAGCCAGGATCGAGCTCTCCACGCATGTGATGGAGGACCGCTTCGCCCTCTATTACCCGGTGCCGGCGGCCACCGCCGCGAGGGTCGCCCCCTACGCGGTGAGCGCCGACCTCTCCGGCGTCGCGGGAGCCGCTGCGGCTCCCCCGGACCGGGAGGCGAGACAAGCACTGGCGGCACACGCCTTCGTCGCGGTGCCCGGGGAATACGACCGCATCGACCGCGCTTACCGGGAGATGGGAGGGGCGAAGTTCGTGACCCTGGACGCCGCCCTGTTCGCCTTTCACTGTCTGGGCACGCGTATTCACCATAACCTGGAAAGCGATGTCCTCGTGGGCGATCTCCGTAAACTGGTGAACGGGATGCTGGAGGTGGTGCTTGGATGGTACCGTGAGGCGAAGGGCGCGGTGCGCGAGGCGGCACTGGCGGCCTTGGCTTACCTGGGGGTGGCGGCCGACCTCCTGGACTGCGAAGCGGACATGCCGCCGGAGGCCGCGTGCCTCGTCGAGGAGGAACTCGCCCTCGTGCGCGGCGGGGGCGAAAAAGCGGTCTCCCCTCTTTTCGGCACCGCGGTGGATTACGGGCGCCTGAGCCCGCAGGGTCGCTACCGGACCGGGTCTGAGATGGAAGGATATTCTCGCGCCGTTGCCTGGCTGGGAGAGATGGGCTTCATCATGGAGGAGGGAACTAACCCGGAGGAGGTCAGGAGGGGGCGCGACATGGCCAGGCGCGCCGCGGTGCTCATGGGTGCTCTGCACGTGGCCGAGGTGGACGGGGAGCCCGCCCTCGCCCTCTGGGACCGCATCTACCAGGTCAACGCCTTCCTGGCGGGCGTGACCGCCGACTTCAACCCCTACGTCCTCGCCCCGATTATGGGCGGAGTGTTCGGAAGGAGCTTCACACTGCGCGACCTCGAGAACGATTCCGCCGTGGACGAGCTGCTGTCGCGGGTAGCGGGGGATAAGAGGAAGGAAGTAGAAGGAGGCAGGGGAGAAGCGGGCGGTGCGGCCCCCCCTTGCTTCCGCCTCCTCGGTAGATGCGAGAGGCTGGAGGACACGGTGTTTCCCGCCCTGGTGGCGGACGAGGTGCCGGGACGGCAGCTTCCCAGGGGACTCGACATCCCGGCCGCCCTGGGTTCGGATAGGGCTGCGCAGCTCCTGGAGGAGGTCTATGGGGAGGGAACGGAAGCCTACCGCGAGGGCCTGGCGGAAATGCGCGCGGAGCTCGCAGCACCAATGACTGCTCCCAGCCGCGTGGACCTCTACGGCGGCTGGCAGGAGGTGCTGCGCGGGGTCCTGGGACCGCGGGGCGGAGGATACCCCCGCTTCATGCAGGAGACGGCGTGGCTTGACCGCAACCTCTGTTCCTTTCTCGCTTTCCGGGTGGAGCTGAGGCGGGATGACGCGCAGGAGCCCGGAGAGGTCGCAGGAAGCGCGGGGACGGAGAACGTTGCGCGGGCGGGGATGGGGCAGGGAGAGAAGGGTTACGTGGAGCCCCTGCCCGATGCCTATGGGAAGCTCGCCGCACTGGCGGATGTGCTGCGGCGCGGTCTGCGGGAGCGCGGCCTCTCCGAGCCGGAGAGCGAGGAGAGGCTGGAGGCGCTCCACGGGCTGCTCCTCACCCTGAAGAGCGTCTCGGAAAAGGAGCTCCGCAACGAGATCCCCACCGCGGAGGAATACGCCGCCATTGCGGCGGTAGGGGACACCCTCTCCTTCATCGCCTCCCTGCCTCTGCACGGGCCGGAAGAGGTCCCGTCGGACCGTGACGCCTGCGCCTGCGGGTTGAGCGACCTCTACCGCGACCCGGTCTACGGCGAGGTCCTCCAGGCGGCGACGGGAAGGCCGCTCATCTACTACGTGGTGGCGCCCGTGGAGGGTCGCCTGACCCTTACCGTGGGGGCGGGGTTCTCCTATTACGAGTTCGTGAAGCCGGTGGGACAGAGCCATACGCTTGAAACCTGGGAAGAGGCCGTAAGATCGGGATCCATGCCGGAACCTCCGGCATGGACGGCTTCCTTCCTGCCATGA
- a CDS encoding HAMP domain-containing histidine kinase, with product MRGAHKYRYALYGFLVGAGFCGLLFLLHYLISSGTPGQLLREFPAAVVLAFLSLPLCLLAGYLLGAEKDQRASAVLWEEKYREQEKKLEGHAALLARNQVSRHMARIAAQEMKHPLTSIVGYVMTLREYWDRLDDEAKREFLEFIKVSSSRLEGITNDLMRIMELGAHHQRPHDEKVEVAEIVSEVCALMEEVFAQRGLKVALRFLDRIPPMWSDSSLLFDLLYNLVDICMRSSEDGGMVSVWCSRRDSRLTMHLRCHKSSLNRRTLERLGEWPPEESEGEAATLGMEYHLAMTMAEELGGELKMDMVGESGVSFMLSLGGLEACTAKS from the coding sequence ATGAGGGGTGCCCACAAATACCGATACGCCCTGTACGGCTTCCTGGTTGGAGCCGGCTTCTGCGGCCTGCTCTTTCTCCTGCACTACCTCATCTCCTCCGGGACGCCCGGACAGCTGCTGCGCGAGTTCCCCGCCGCCGTCGTCCTCGCCTTCCTCAGCCTGCCGCTGTGCCTCCTAGCCGGCTACCTCCTAGGGGCGGAAAAGGATCAGCGCGCCTCCGCGGTGCTCTGGGAGGAGAAATACCGGGAGCAGGAGAAGAAGCTGGAAGGCCACGCCGCCCTCCTCGCCCGCAACCAGGTCTCCAGGCACATGGCTAGGATCGCGGCCCAGGAGATGAAACACCCCCTGACCTCCATCGTGGGATACGTCATGACCCTGCGGGAATACTGGGACAGGCTGGACGACGAGGCGAAGCGCGAGTTCCTGGAGTTCATCAAGGTCTCCTCGTCGCGCCTGGAAGGGATAACCAATGACCTCATGCGCATCATGGAGCTCGGCGCCCATCATCAGAGACCGCACGACGAGAAAGTGGAGGTGGCGGAGATCGTCTCCGAGGTCTGTGCGCTGATGGAAGAGGTCTTCGCGCAGCGCGGACTCAAGGTCGCCCTGCGCTTCCTGGACCGCATCCCGCCCATGTGGAGCGACTCCTCTCTGCTCTTCGACCTCCTCTACAACCTCGTGGACATCTGCATGCGCAGCAGTGAGGACGGCGGCATGGTCTCGGTGTGGTGCTCCCGCCGCGATTCCCGCCTCACCATGCACCTGCGCTGCCACAAATCCTCTCTTAACAGGAGGACTCTGGAGCGCCTGGGGGAATGGCCTCCCGAGGAGAGCGAGGGGGAGGCCGCCACCCTGGGCATGGAATACCACCTCGCCATGACCATGGCGGAGGAACTGGGAGGCGAGCTGAAGATGGACATGGTGGGAGAGAGCGGGGTATCCTTCATGCTGTCCTTGGGAGGTCTCGAGGCCTGTACCGCCAAGAGTTGA
- a CDS encoding gamma-glutamylcyclotransferase, translating to MEVIPVFAYGNLKPGEKMFRHISHTVREAIPACIPGRLYETPFGYPLLVEPGSDCGTLVNGVLLVPQEGLYEEMIRIIDVIEREAGFEKGEMEVVLESGQRVTALIYFYREAPPYARPYYGTEWP from the coding sequence ATGGAAGTGATACCGGTATTCGCCTACGGAAACCTCAAGCCCGGCGAGAAGATGTTCCGCCACATCAGCCATACGGTGAGGGAGGCCATTCCCGCCTGCATCCCCGGGAGGCTCTACGAGACCCCCTTCGGATATCCCCTGCTGGTGGAGCCCGGGTCCGACTGCGGGACGCTCGTCAACGGGGTTCTGTTGGTACCCCAGGAGGGGCTCTACGAGGAGATGATCCGCATCATCGACGTCATCGAGAGAGAGGCGGGTTTCGAGAAGGGGGAGATGGAGGTGGTGCTGGAGAGCGGGCAGCGGGTCACCGCCCTCATCTATTTCTACCGGGAAGCGCCCCCCTACGCCCGTCCCTACTACGGCACGGAGTGGCCGTAA
- a CDS encoding FAD-binding oxidoreductase, translating into MSDYVEGKSRWWGWGDLDQRFDVENRENIMPFLRENLGMALDCDRFTDPQLEEIDLPPCRIGAELMRTLEELCGPENLSTGRFHRVSHSMGKSYRDLLRFRQRRVERPVDVVVWPREEGEVVALLRIAEENNLAVIPFGGGSSVTGGVEPLAEGKDGVISMDLARLNRVLRVDATSQTAVIQAGALGPEIEEQLNAHGYTLGHFPESFDHSSLGGWLATRASGRQSTGYGDIEDMVLALRMVTPRGVIDTRKVPSTAAGPSVLQLCVGSEGFFGVITEATMRIRPLPSVIDYRGLIFRNFAAGVSAIREMMQQGLVPTCVRLSDRTETALAQAFRSTTGSRWKRKAEDAALKVLASRGYSFDDGAFMVLGLEGERDEVEYLRVGILRLCRQLGGFHLGTSPGRQWYKSRHETAYFREQLINWGVMVDTLETATTWDNLLHLYGEVRSALRSALEEEGRKSMVACHVSHSYREGASLYYTFFAPMAEEGREEEQWEKAKRAASEAIMEYGGTISHHHGVGYEHAPWMRREVGDISLETIRAVKKTVDPAEIMNPGKLIPPQ; encoded by the coding sequence ATGTCCGATTACGTGGAGGGGAAGTCCCGCTGGTGGGGCTGGGGAGACCTGGACCAGAGGTTCGACGTCGAGAACCGCGAGAACATCATGCCCTTCTTGCGGGAAAACCTGGGAATGGCCCTCGACTGCGACCGCTTCACCGACCCTCAGCTGGAGGAGATCGACCTTCCTCCCTGTCGCATAGGCGCGGAACTCATGCGGACCCTGGAGGAGCTATGCGGGCCGGAAAACCTGTCCACCGGCAGGTTCCATCGCGTTAGCCATTCCATGGGCAAGAGCTACCGCGACCTGTTGCGTTTCCGCCAGCGCAGGGTGGAGCGTCCCGTGGACGTGGTGGTCTGGCCCCGGGAGGAGGGCGAGGTGGTGGCCCTGCTCCGCATCGCGGAGGAGAACAACCTCGCGGTCATCCCCTTCGGGGGCGGCTCCAGCGTCACGGGTGGGGTTGAACCCCTGGCGGAGGGAAAGGACGGGGTCATCAGCATGGACCTAGCCAGGCTGAACCGCGTGCTGCGCGTCGATGCCACCTCGCAGACGGCGGTGATCCAGGCGGGCGCCCTGGGGCCAGAGATAGAGGAACAGCTCAACGCCCACGGCTATACCCTCGGGCACTTTCCCGAGAGCTTCGACCACTCCTCCCTCGGGGGATGGCTGGCGACCCGCGCTTCCGGGAGGCAGTCCACCGGTTACGGGGACATCGAGGACATGGTCCTGGCCCTGCGCATGGTCACACCGCGCGGGGTCATCGACACCCGAAAGGTGCCCTCCACGGCAGCGGGACCATCGGTGCTACAGCTCTGTGTGGGGTCGGAGGGGTTCTTCGGCGTCATCACCGAGGCGACCATGCGCATCCGGCCCCTCCCTTCCGTTATCGACTACCGGGGGCTCATCTTCCGCAATTTCGCCGCGGGGGTGTCGGCCATCAGGGAGATGATGCAGCAGGGGCTGGTCCCCACCTGCGTTAGGCTCTCCGACCGCACCGAGACCGCCCTGGCCCAGGCCTTCCGCTCCACCACCGGCAGCAGGTGGAAGAGGAAGGCGGAGGACGCCGCCCTCAAGGTGCTGGCCAGCCGGGGCTACTCCTTCGATGACGGCGCCTTCATGGTGCTGGGCTTGGAGGGCGAGCGCGATGAGGTGGAATACCTGCGGGTGGGCATCCTGCGCCTCTGCAGGCAGCTGGGAGGCTTCCACCTCGGCACCAGCCCCGGGCGCCAGTGGTACAAGAGCCGCCATGAGACCGCTTATTTCCGCGAGCAGCTCATCAACTGGGGGGTGATGGTGGACACCCTGGAGACCGCCACCACCTGGGACAACCTGCTGCACCTCTACGGCGAGGTGCGCAGCGCCCTGCGCTCCGCCCTGGAGGAGGAGGGGAGGAAGAGCATGGTGGCATGTCACGTCTCCCATTCCTACCGCGAGGGCGCCTCCCTCTACTACACCTTCTTCGCTCCCATGGCTGAGGAGGGGAGGGAGGAGGAGCAATGGGAGAAAGCGAAGAGGGCGGCCTCGGAGGCGATCATGGAATACGGGGGGACCATTAGCCACCACCACGGGGTGGGTTACGAGCACGCGCCCTGGATGCGGCGCGAGGTGGGCGACATCTCCCTGGAAACCATCAGGGCGGTGAAGAAGACCGTGGATCCGGCGGAGATCATGAACCCCGGCAAACTCATCCCGCCGCAGTGA
- a CDS encoding metallophosphoesterase family protein encodes MRYAVFSDIHANLEGLEVVLEKCEQVGADTLVCCGDIIGYNADPNACVELVREKGVRCIQGNHERGLRDLEAGRTPNMNPTAMEALLFTREALTADNLAWLLSLPEEAEIGGFFRIFHGSPCDPDAYIFDSFEAAYAFKALVHDYPPPGNLVCFIGHTHVCAAYAFDAESHRVAERGVRGGELFSIKPGAHYMFNVGSCGQYRGGIPAATFALLDGDEMTLEFHFLEYDLRACQEKVIAAGLPSILAQRLSLGQ; translated from the coding sequence TTGAGGTACGCGGTGTTCTCCGATATCCACGCGAACCTCGAAGGCCTCGAGGTGGTGCTGGAGAAATGCGAGCAGGTAGGGGCGGACACCCTCGTCTGCTGCGGGGACATCATCGGCTACAACGCGGACCCCAACGCCTGCGTGGAACTGGTCCGGGAGAAAGGGGTGCGGTGCATCCAGGGCAACCACGAGCGCGGTCTGCGCGACCTCGAGGCGGGAAGGACCCCCAACATGAACCCGACGGCCATGGAGGCCCTCCTCTTCACGCGGGAGGCGCTCACGGCGGATAACCTCGCCTGGCTGCTCTCCCTACCCGAGGAGGCGGAGATAGGGGGTTTCTTCCGTATCTTCCACGGCTCCCCCTGCGACCCCGACGCATATATCTTCGACTCCTTCGAGGCCGCCTACGCCTTCAAGGCGCTGGTGCACGATTATCCGCCCCCCGGAAACCTGGTCTGTTTCATCGGCCACACCCACGTATGCGCCGCCTATGCCTTCGATGCGGAGAGTCACCGTGTGGCGGAAAGGGGCGTGCGCGGCGGCGAGCTCTTCTCCATCAAGCCGGGGGCTCATTACATGTTCAACGTGGGGAGCTGCGGCCAGTACCGTGGCGGCATCCCCGCCGCCACCTTCGCCCTCCTGGACGGCGACGAGATGACCCTCGAGTTTCATTTCCTGGAGTATGACCTGCGCGCCTGCCAGGAAAAGGTCATCGCAGCCGGGCTGCCTTCCATACTGGCGCAGCGGCTGTCCCTGGGACAATGA
- a CDS encoding HEAT repeat domain-containing protein: MAAEGDLPALVEAMGHSQPFMRFAASDLLAAQGENALPLLLQALTHENPDVRKGAARALGIIGDRRAVKPLLSRLEKESPGVSQFIVDALADIGDLQVVDDLCTATRSHSLSLRYSAVRALGKLRDRRAIPYLVEALSDAASIVRLRAVESLSVMEEPSLWAPISEMLADSSAGVRAVAARSLGEMHCLRALESLFPLLRSDIESDILEAARALGRIGSSKAVEPLLAAMEREGRENVLAAIAEALEEIQGAEGVDQG; the protein is encoded by the coding sequence TTGGCAGCAGAGGGTGATCTGCCCGCGCTGGTGGAGGCCATGGGTCATTCCCAGCCTTTCATGCGGTTCGCCGCCTCCGATCTCCTCGCCGCCCAGGGCGAGAATGCGCTTCCCCTCCTCCTGCAGGCCCTGACGCACGAGAATCCCGACGTGCGCAAGGGCGCGGCCAGGGCACTGGGGATCATCGGAGACCGCAGGGCCGTCAAGCCCCTCCTAAGCCGACTCGAGAAGGAGTCCCCGGGCGTCAGCCAGTTCATCGTTGACGCCCTCGCGGACATCGGGGACCTCCAGGTGGTGGACGACCTCTGCACGGCCACACGCAGCCACAGTCTCTCGCTGCGTTACAGCGCAGTGAGAGCCCTGGGCAAACTCAGGGACCGCAGGGCGATACCCTATCTTGTGGAGGCCCTGAGCGACGCGGCGAGCATCGTACGGTTGCGCGCGGTGGAATCGCTCTCCGTCATGGAGGAGCCCAGCCTTTGGGCACCCATAAGCGAGATGCTCGCGGACTCGTCCGCCGGAGTGCGAGCGGTCGCGGCGCGCTCCCTGGGGGAGATGCACTGCCTGCGCGCGCTGGAAAGCCTCTTTCCGCTGCTCCGCAGCGATATCGAGAGCGACATCCTCGAGGCCGCCAGGGCTCTGGGCAGGATCGGCAGCAGCAAGGCGGTGGAGCCGCTTCTGGCGGCCATGGAACGCGAGGGGCGCGAGAACGTGCTGGCGGCGATCGCGGAGGCCTTGGAGGAGATCCAGGGCGCGGAGGGTGTGGATCAGGGCTGA
- a CDS encoding HU family DNA-binding protein, whose protein sequence is MNKAELIEAVAKDAKLSKKDAGAAVDAMVNIVTNALKKGDKVTLVGFGTWEARKRAARKGINPRTGEAIKIKATKVVSFKPGAALKSAVAGKK, encoded by the coding sequence ATGAACAAGGCGGAACTGATCGAAGCCGTGGCCAAGGACGCCAAGTTGAGCAAGAAGGACGCGGGAGCGGCCGTCGATGCGATGGTCAACATCGTGACCAACGCGCTCAAGAAAGGCGACAAGGTCACCCTGGTCGGTTTCGGGACCTGGGAGGCGCGCAAGCGCGCTGCCCGCAAGGGCATCAACCCCAGGACTGGCGAGGCCATCAAGATCAAGGCAACCAAGGTCGTCTCCTTCAAGCCCGGCGCGGCGCTGAAGTCGGCCGTAGCGGGAAAGAAGTAG
- a CDS encoding 4Fe-4S binding protein, producing the protein MGDDVYHRLREFLDRLPLGFPATASGVEIEILKRLFTPEEAETAMLLSPLPEEAASVAERAGVDACSLEAALEAMSRKGLVYRVRRGGRTLYNTAPFMIGLYEYSVERMDGELAALYREYYDTAYREEMAASDVPGFKVLPISEAVEADLTLYPYLDLIEEVRAARVIAVADCICRKEAELTGEACDHPRETCLSFGAAAEYYIENGIGRRIDAEEAIRILEECDRSGLVHAGVNTRHLSNLCNCCPCCCASMKGITKLGMDKHRFLNAVFCAAVDADACTGCGECVERCPVGAVEVGDAAAVDRDRCLGCGLCAGACPGGAMSMLLREDREEPFERVVDLGLAIMEGKARKKKG; encoded by the coding sequence GTGGGAGATGACGTCTACCACCGCTTGAGGGAGTTCCTGGACCGCCTGCCCCTCGGATTCCCGGCCACCGCTTCCGGCGTGGAGATCGAGATACTCAAACGGCTGTTCACCCCCGAGGAGGCGGAGACGGCCATGCTGCTCTCCCCGCTGCCCGAGGAGGCCGCGAGCGTGGCTGAACGCGCCGGCGTGGACGCGTGCTCCCTGGAGGCGGCGCTGGAGGCGATGTCCAGGAAGGGCCTGGTCTACCGCGTCCGCCGCGGGGGGCGCACCCTCTACAATACCGCCCCCTTCATGATCGGACTCTACGAGTACTCGGTGGAGCGTATGGACGGCGAGCTGGCCGCCCTCTACCGCGAATACTACGACACCGCCTACCGGGAGGAGATGGCGGCGAGCGACGTCCCCGGTTTCAAGGTCCTGCCCATCTCCGAGGCGGTGGAAGCGGACCTCACCCTCTATCCCTACCTCGACCTCATCGAGGAGGTGCGTGCGGCGAGGGTGATCGCGGTGGCGGACTGCATCTGCCGCAAGGAAGCCGAGCTGACCGGAGAGGCATGCGATCATCCCCGCGAGACCTGCCTCAGCTTCGGGGCTGCGGCGGAGTACTATATCGAGAACGGCATCGGCCGCCGCATAGACGCCGAGGAAGCCATACGCATCCTCGAGGAATGCGACCGTTCCGGCCTGGTGCACGCCGGGGTCAACACCCGGCACCTCTCCAACCTGTGCAACTGCTGTCCCTGCTGCTGCGCCTCCATGAAGGGCATCACCAAGCTGGGCATGGACAAGCACAGGTTCCTCAACGCCGTCTTCTGCGCCGCGGTGGACGCGGACGCCTGCACCGGCTGCGGGGAATGCGTGGAGCGTTGCCCGGTGGGCGCAGTGGAGGTGGGGGATGCCGCGGCGGTGGACCGGGACAGGTGTCTGGGATGCGGCCTGTGCGCGGGAGCCTGTCCCGGCGGCGCCATGAGCATGCTGCTGCGAGAGGACCGCGAGGAGCCCTTCGAGCGGGTGGTGGACCTGGGCTTGGCCATCATGGAGGGAAAGGCGAGGAAGAAAAAGGGATAA